In one Roseburia intestinalis L1-82 genomic region, the following are encoded:
- a CDS encoding serine hydrolase domain-containing protein — MKKFILDNKMAPGAVIALGTKKHQEILYLGNQQEVADNGADEIIPMAEDSIFDLSSVTKIFTCLMVLKLVELGKIELSDKIYNLDHRFINLKEVSVEDLLTFKVTLKTRQRLETLNNLEAIEKEIFEIKPSEPEGRLYSDMGAMVLKYVVENVMNDNFYRLVQIYILQPCRMNSTYINIPEDADKRIVSNNFERRIINGNFVTLDKIFKGIVSDGKTRVINSFGVQLTGHAGLFSTAGDMAKLAMALMEEKVLSIESLKKIGINRTGKMIGENDVTQFHGYLCYSKNPIEMNSEVNHFLSGNAFALGGYTGNQLTIDIENGVYVFFASNRCHNRVTNITGAAEKDYVRDGYAKWNNGKNYKYNKRYAYDRDDYVMKPAVELVLKYRCLEYILGESTMKTEKECIVRKL; from the coding sequence TTGAAGAAATTTATTTTAGACAATAAAATGGCACCGGGTGCGGTGATAGCTCTGGGTACGAAAAAACATCAGGAAATATTATATTTGGGAAATCAGCAGGAAGTTGCTGATAATGGAGCTGATGAAATAATACCGATGGCAGAAGATAGTATTTTTGATTTGTCTTCGGTTACAAAAATTTTTACATGTTTGATGGTATTAAAACTTGTAGAGCTGGGAAAGATCGAGTTGTCAGATAAAATTTATAATTTGGATCATCGATTCATCAACCTAAAAGAAGTTTCAGTGGAGGATTTGCTCACGTTTAAGGTTACTTTAAAAACGAGGCAAAGATTAGAAACATTGAATAATCTGGAAGCAATTGAAAAAGAAATTTTTGAAATAAAGCCTAGTGAACCGGAAGGAAGATTATATTCGGATATGGGTGCGATGGTTTTAAAATATGTTGTAGAAAATGTTATGAACGACAATTTTTACAGGCTGGTACAGATATATATTTTACAGCCGTGTCGGATGAACAGTACGTATATAAATATTCCAGAAGATGCAGATAAAAGAATTGTTTCAAATAATTTTGAGAGAAGAATAATAAATGGAAATTTTGTTACGCTTGATAAAATATTTAAAGGCATAGTAAGTGATGGAAAAACAAGAGTAATTAATTCATTTGGAGTACAGTTGACAGGACATGCGGGACTTTTTTCAACAGCAGGAGATATGGCGAAATTGGCAATGGCATTGATGGAGGAAAAGGTTTTGTCAATAGAAAGCCTGAAAAAAATAGGAATTAACAGAACAGGAAAAATGATAGGTGAAAATGATGTAACACAATTTCATGGGTATTTGTGTTATTCCAAAAACCCAATAGAGATGAATTCGGAAGTAAATCACTTTTTAAGTGGAAATGCATTTGCGCTGGGAGGGTACACTGGCAACCAGCTTACAATAGACATAGAAAACGGTGTGTACGTGTTTTTTGCATCAAATCGTTGTCATAACAGAGTTACAAATATAACAGGAGCAGCAGAGAAGGATTATGTTCGGGATGGATATGCGAAATGGAATAATGGAAAAAACTATAAATATAACAAGAGATATGCATATGACAGAGATGATTATGTGATGAAGCCAGCGGTTGAACTTGTTTTAAAGTATAGGTGTCTGGAATATATTTTGGGAGAAAGTACAATGAAAACGGAAAAAGAATGTATTGTAAGAAAATTATAG
- a CDS encoding helix-turn-helix domain-containing protein, which yields MARPKKYNISLTDDELKELKSVMRKKQTTKTVRNRCQIIIDLDEAHGKVLTHAQSAKTNCVCMATIMNTVKLYSEKGIQGIRTMNRNVNSDNARRKFDGRAEARIIEIACSPAPEGHSRWTLRLLEEQAKIVLDVPVSKDTIGRALKKINFDLT from the coding sequence ATGGCAAGACCAAAAAAATATAATATTTCATTAACGGATGACGAACTCAAGGAACTAAAATCTGTTATGCGTAAAAAGCAAACAACCAAAACTGTTCGAAACAGATGCCAGATTATCATTGATCTAGATGAGGCACACGGTAAAGTTCTTACCCATGCACAGTCTGCCAAAACAAATTGTGTATGTATGGCTACTATCATGAATACTGTAAAGCTTTATTCCGAAAAAGGCATCCAGGGTATCCGTACAATGAACCGGAATGTCAATTCTGATAATGCACGCAGAAAATTTGATGGGCGTGCTGAGGCTCGTATTATTGAAATTGCGTGCAGTCCTGCACCGGAAGGACATTCCCGCTGGACACTCCGTCTGCTGGAAGAACAGGCAAAAATTGTACTTGATGTTCCAGTCAGTAAAGATACCATCGGCAGGGCTTTAAAAAAAATAAACTTCGACCTCACATGA
- a CDS encoding IS630 family transposase, producing MNDYWCIPSKEDADFVACMEDVLDVYELPYDPMYPVVCMDEKPYQLLDDVRQPLPVRPGDNQKTDSEYKRNGTCSIFAFVEPLGGRHHVSVHEHRTAIDWAMEIKYLSDEMFPDAKKIILVMDNLNTHKAASLYKAFPPSEARRIIKRLEIHYTPKHGSWLDMAEIELNVMTRQCLSRRISTLDKLKCELSAWEMERNRDTAKIQWHFQTGDAREKLISLYPTLSSVTF from the coding sequence ATGAATGATTACTGGTGTATTCCGTCAAAAGAAGATGCTGATTTTGTAGCCTGCATGGAAGATGTCCTTGATGTTTATGAACTCCCATATGACCCGATGTACCCTGTTGTCTGTATGGATGAAAAGCCATACCAGCTTTTGGATGATGTAAGGCAGCCACTGCCTGTTCGTCCGGGTGACAACCAGAAAACGGATTCCGAATATAAGAGGAATGGCACCTGCAGCATATTTGCTTTTGTTGAACCACTTGGCGGCAGACACCATGTGAGTGTCCATGAACACCGTACTGCAATTGACTGGGCAATGGAAATCAAATATCTGTCAGATGAAATGTTTCCAGATGCAAAGAAAATCATACTGGTAATGGACAATCTAAACACCCATAAAGCTGCTTCACTTTATAAAGCATTTCCACCATCAGAAGCAAGAAGGATCATAAAACGACTGGAAATCCACTATACGCCTAAACATGGAAGTTGGCTTGACATGGCAGAAATTGAGCTTAATGTAATGACACGCCAATGTCTTTCGCGTCGAATATCCACCCTTGACAAACTTAAATGTGAGTTATCAGCATGGGAAATGGAACGTAATCGGGATACAGCTAAGATACAGTGGCATTTCCAAACAGGGGATGCACGGGAAAAACTGATATCACTGTATCCGACACTATCATCTGTCACTTTTTAA
- a CDS encoding class I adenylate-forming enzyme family protein, with product MNTQKTTGYPSIDKLWMKYYSEEALYGEIPKCTMYEYIFDHNKSHLDGIALRYFTKKITYQKLFENIRKTADAFWAQGIRKGDAVTIMSLNTPETIYCIYALNYIGAVANMVYMTLSEEEIVETVRNTDSKMFIFLDVAAEKVRNVVENIEKIRVLAISPTDSLGFPVQKFSALKSKINTKGFWKWKDFLKAGEHQKAQQTSYHENELSVIVYTSGTTGTPKGVMLSNDSLNAVAWQYEKSGMKFTRGETFLTFMPPFLSIGLSLNVHLPLSLGLVSDMVIDPEPQNVTRMYLKKKTNHFTAAPMNIVQVFEQIKGNMQFCITMAGGGESLRKEQEAEINEELRKRHSEAKYLTGYGMTEFSATVTTSMNHVYKAGTLGIPLCKVNIKVINPDNGEKLKYNETGELCFCTPSHMLGYLDNEEETKKICDRDEKNSLWIHTGDLGFVDEDGFVHFVGRIKRIYLVQAADGTVYKLFPQRIEETIAEYPEVDLCAVVVELDAQNIATAIACVKRTAESKNNNNFLTGLQQYCKEKLPVHLVPKQIIEMDEIPLTQSGKIDYKTLEKMTK from the coding sequence ATGAATACACAAAAGACTACTGGTTACCCATCCATAGACAAGCTGTGGATGAAATACTACAGCGAGGAAGCTCTTTATGGTGAAATCCCGAAATGTACGATGTATGAGTATATATTTGATCACAACAAGTCACATTTAGATGGCATAGCCCTGCGGTATTTTACTAAAAAAATTACATACCAAAAACTTTTTGAAAATATCCGTAAAACAGCAGATGCGTTCTGGGCACAGGGAATCCGAAAAGGGGATGCTGTTACGATTATGTCACTGAATACACCGGAAACAATTTACTGCATATATGCGCTGAATTATATAGGTGCGGTTGCGAACATGGTTTATATGACGCTTTCGGAAGAGGAGATTGTAGAGACGGTAAGAAATACAGATTCTAAAATGTTTATTTTTCTGGATGTGGCAGCAGAAAAAGTCAGAAATGTTGTAGAGAATATAGAAAAAATAAGGGTGCTCGCAATTTCACCGACAGATTCTTTGGGCTTTCCGGTACAAAAATTTTCTGCTTTAAAAAGCAAAATTAATACAAAAGGATTTTGGAAGTGGAAGGATTTTCTGAAAGCCGGAGAACATCAGAAAGCACAGCAGACATCTTACCATGAGAACGAATTGTCAGTGATTGTGTATACAAGTGGAACAACCGGAACACCCAAGGGCGTAATGTTAAGTAATGACAGCCTTAATGCGGTAGCATGGCAATATGAAAAGTCAGGAATGAAATTTACAAGAGGGGAAACGTTTCTTACGTTTATGCCGCCTTTTTTGTCAATTGGGTTGAGCTTAAATGTGCATCTTCCGTTGAGTCTTGGATTAGTCTCAGATATGGTGATAGATCCTGAACCACAAAATGTCACGCGTATGTATTTGAAAAAAAAGACAAATCATTTTACTGCGGCACCGATGAACATTGTTCAAGTGTTTGAACAGATAAAGGGAAATATGCAGTTTTGTATTACAATGGCGGGCGGTGGGGAGTCATTAAGGAAAGAGCAGGAAGCTGAAATTAACGAAGAATTAAGAAAACGTCATTCGGAGGCAAAATACCTAACGGGATATGGAATGACTGAATTTTCAGCTACAGTAACAACGTCTATGAATCATGTGTATAAAGCAGGCACACTTGGAATTCCGCTTTGTAAGGTAAATATCAAAGTAATCAATCCAGATAATGGAGAAAAGCTGAAATATAATGAAACTGGTGAATTATGCTTTTGCACACCAAGTCATATGCTGGGATATCTGGATAATGAGGAAGAAACAAAAAAGATTTGTGACAGGGATGAGAAGAATAGCTTATGGATTCATACAGGTGATTTAGGTTTTGTGGATGAAGATGGATTCGTACATTTTGTGGGAAGGATTAAAAGAATATATCTTGTGCAAGCGGCAGATGGAACAGTTTATAAACTTTTCCCACAACGTATAGAAGAAACAATCGCTGAATATCCAGAGGTAGATTTGTGTGCAGTAGTTGTGGAACTCGATGCACAAAATATAGCCACTGCTATTGCCTGTGTAAAGCGGACAGCAGAAAGTAAAAATAATAATAACTTTTTGACAGGTTTGCAGCAGTATTGCAAAGAAAAATTACCGGTACACCTTGTACCGAAACAAATTATTGAGATGGATGAAATACCGCTGACACAGAGTGGGAAGATTGATTATAAAACGTTGGAGAAGATGACAAAGTGA